A section of the Devosia rhizoryzae genome encodes:
- the ugpE gene encoding sn-glycerol-3-phosphate ABC transporter permease UgpE produces the protein MVENRPWLTFFTHLVLIIGVVIVVFPVYLAFIASTHSGGDFLRGLVPLLPGPNAVENYSKMLFEGISTAGAPPLWIMLANSTLIAIIIAIGKIIISLLSAYAIVFFKFPFRLLAFWIIFITLMLPVEVRIIPTFAVVANLGLLNSYLGLTLPLIASATATFLFRQFFLTVPDELMEAARVDGAGPMKFFRDILLPLSRTNIAALFVILFIYGWVQYLWPLLVTTDSRYYTVVMGIKRLAATADAEPQWHLVMAAVVLAMLPPVLVVIFMQRLFVKGLVETEK, from the coding sequence ATGGTCGAAAATCGCCCCTGGCTCACCTTCTTCACCCATCTGGTCCTGATCATCGGCGTCGTGATCGTGGTTTTCCCGGTCTACCTCGCCTTCATCGCCTCGACCCATTCAGGCGGCGATTTCTTGCGCGGCCTCGTGCCGCTGCTGCCAGGTCCCAATGCGGTCGAAAACTACTCCAAGATGCTGTTCGAAGGCATTTCCACCGCCGGCGCCCCGCCGCTCTGGATCATGCTGGCCAATTCGACGCTGATCGCCATCATCATCGCCATCGGCAAGATCATCATCTCGCTGCTGTCGGCCTACGCCATCGTCTTCTTCAAGTTCCCCTTCAGGCTCCTCGCCTTCTGGATCATCTTCATCACCCTGATGCTTCCGGTTGAAGTGCGCATCATCCCGACCTTTGCGGTCGTGGCAAACCTTGGCCTCCTCAACTCCTATCTCGGGCTCACCCTGCCCCTCATCGCCTCGGCCACCGCGACCTTCCTCTTCCGCCAGTTCTTTCTGACCGTTCCCGACGAACTGATGGAAGCGGCCCGCGTCGATGGCGCCGGGCCAATGAAGTTCTTCCGCGATATTCTGCTGCCGCTGAGCCGCACCAATATCGCCGCGCTTTTCGTCATCCTCTTCATCTATGGCTGGGTGCAGTATCTCTGGCCGCTGCTCGTCACCACCGACAGCCGCTATTATACCGTCGTCATGGGCATCAAGCGCCTCGCCGCCACGGCAGACGCCGAGCCGCAATGGCATCTTGTCATGGCCGCCGTCGTGCTCGCGATGCTGCCCCCCGTCCTAGTCGTCATCTTTATGCAGCGCCTGTTCGTCAAAGGCCTGGTCGAAACGGAGAAATAA
- the ugpA gene encoding sn-glycerol-3-phosphate ABC transporter permease UgpA has protein sequence MQTKRTIFPNKLLPYFLLLPQLAVTLIFFIWPALQAVKSSFEREDPFGFRTTFIWFENYTRLFADPNYVNSLSRTAVFAVSVTILSMCVSLLLAVAVNRVLRTNRVYTTLLVWPYAVAPVVVGILWWFIFNPTIGILPYMMRGLGIAWNPRVNGDQAMILVIIAASWKQISYNFLFFVAGLQSVPQSLTEAAAIDGAGPFKRFFTIVLPLLSPTTFFLLIVNINYAMFDTFGIIDATTSGGPNQATNTLVYKVYADGFLGLNIGSSAAQSVILMLIVIALTAIQFRFIERRVQY, from the coding sequence ATGCAGACAAAGCGCACGATCTTTCCAAACAAGCTGCTGCCCTACTTCCTCCTTCTCCCGCAGCTTGCCGTGACGCTGATCTTCTTCATTTGGCCGGCCCTTCAGGCGGTCAAATCCTCCTTCGAGCGCGAAGACCCCTTCGGCTTCAGGACCACCTTCATCTGGTTCGAAAACTACACCCGCCTGTTCGCCGATCCGAACTACGTCAATTCGCTGAGCCGCACCGCCGTCTTCGCCGTTTCGGTGACCATTCTGTCCATGTGCGTGTCGCTGCTGCTCGCCGTTGCGGTCAATCGTGTGCTCCGCACCAACCGGGTCTATACGACCCTTCTTGTCTGGCCCTACGCCGTGGCGCCGGTGGTTGTCGGCATCCTCTGGTGGTTCATCTTCAATCCCACAATCGGCATCCTGCCCTATATGATGCGCGGCCTCGGCATCGCCTGGAACCCCCGTGTGAACGGCGATCAGGCTATGATCCTCGTCATCATCGCGGCCAGTTGGAAGCAGATTTCCTACAACTTCCTGTTCTTCGTCGCCGGCCTTCAATCCGTGCCGCAGTCGCTGACCGAAGCAGCCGCCATCGATGGCGCCGGTCCCTTCAAGCGCTTCTTCACCATCGTCCTGCCGCTGCTGTCGCCGACGACCTTCTTCCTCCTCATCGTCAACATCAACTATGCCATGTTCGACACCTTCGGCATCATCGATGCGACGACGTCGGGTGGCCCCAACCAGGCCACCAACACGCTGGTCTACAAAGTCTATGCCGACGGCTTCCTCGGTCTCAATATCGGCTCTTCCGCCGCGCAATCGGTCATCCTCATGCTGATCGTCATCGCCCTCACCGCCATCCAGTTCCGCTTTATCGAGCGGCGTGTTCAGTATTGA